The following coding sequences lie in one Onychomys torridus chromosome X, mOncTor1.1, whole genome shotgun sequence genomic window:
- the LOC118574543 gene encoding ubiquitin-conjugating enzyme E2 Q2-like: protein MSSSGLKAELEFLASIFNKDHERLRIVSWQLDELQCQFLVPPAPAGSPPSPPLILHCTITESYPSSPAIWFVDSDDPDLTSILERLEDSKPNSSLRQQLKWLICELCSLYNLPEHLDVETLDQPVPTAQKATIEEVPSEDEEEDAADGLEDLDHYELREEDTSSEKKSEDEGIEKEHLAILENIRKSQRQDHLNGTVSGSVHASNRLMKELREIYRSQSYKSGTYSVELINDSLYDWHVKLRKVDPDSPLYGDLQLLKEKEGTEYILLNFSFKDNFPFDPPFVRVESPILSGGYVLGGGALCMELLTKQGWSSAYSIESVIMQINATLVKGKARVRFGADKNQYNLETAQQSYDSVVQMHEKKGWFTPPKEDG, encoded by the coding sequence ATGTCGTCGTCGGGGCTTAAGGCCGAGCTGGAGTTCCTGGCTTCCATCTTCAACAAGGACCACGAGCGGCTGCGCATCGTGAGCTGGCAGCTGGATGAGCTGCAGTGTCAGTTCCTGGTGCCGCCGGCGCCCGCGGGCAGCCCGCCCTCGCCGCCGCTCATCCTGCACTGCACCATCACCGAGTCCTACCCATCTTCTCCGGCGATTTGGTTCGTGGACTCCGATGATCCAGATCTGACATCGATCCTGGAACGTCTGGAAGATTCGAAGCCCAACAGTTCGCTTCGTCAGCAGCTCAAGTGGCTGATCTGTGAACTCTGCAGCTTATATAACCTGCCTGAGCACCTGGATGTGGAGACGCTGGACCAGCCGGTCCCCACCGCTCAGAAGGCGACCATCGAAGAGGTGCCTtcggaggatgaagaggaagatgcAGCTGATGGGCTGGAAGACTTGGATCATTATGAACTGAGAGAAGAAGACACTAGTAGTGAGAAAAAGTCTGAGGATGAAGGGATTGAGAAAGAGCATTTGGCAATATTAGAGAATATTAGGAAGAGTCAAAGGCAAGACCATTTGAATGGTACCGTGTCTGGGTCGGTGCACGCTTCAAATAGACTTATGAAAGAACTGAGAGAGATATACAGATCGCAGAGTTACAAATCTGGGACTTATTCCGTGGAACTGATCAACGACAGCTTATATGACTGGCACGTTAAACTGAGGAAGGTTGACCCCGATAGTCCCTTGTATGGTGACCTTCagcttttgaaagaaaaagaaggcacaGAATATATTTTGCTTAACTTTTCTTTTAAGGATAACTTTCCGTTTGATCCTCCCTTTGTTCGCGTTGAGTCACCTATTCTGTCTGGAGGGTATGTCTTGGGTGGAGGGGCATTGTGTATGGAACTGCTCACAAAACAGGGTTGGAGCAGCGCCTACTCCATAGAATCGGTCATCATGCAGATCAATGCCACCTTAGTCAAAGGCAAAGCTAGGGTGCGCTTTGGAGCAGATAAGAATCAATATAATCTAGAAACAGCCCAACAGTCCTATGACTCCGTTGTGCAGATGCACGAGAAAAAAGGCTGGTTCACTCCTCCAAAGGAAGATGGGTAA